In Carya illinoinensis cultivar Pawnee chromosome 9, C.illinoinensisPawnee_v1, whole genome shotgun sequence, the following are encoded in one genomic region:
- the LOC122275373 gene encoding wall-associated receptor kinase-like 20 has translation MSTKPSTIPGFFCSNILLVFLLSLQCSSQKSCPNCGSIEIPYPLSTNPNCGDPDYSLRCDPHSQKLYFVALNGSSYAVVGIIAASQRMVVQPSAWLPDRCVTQDMLVSEGIWLNQSLPFNITSSNTIFLFNCSPRLLVSPLNCTTSSLCHRFLESSGQVDKNRALQCASGLDPCCTFIAGGMPSAYKIRLHSSGCRAFRSILHLDPEKPASQWEEGLEIQWAPPPEPVCKSQLDCSGASKCSAAGLNDQLRCLCNKGYLWDHGLGTCLRTKKNVKAGLSLKVSIGIISFFSLALVMTAVTVRRSCRRLSNQAKMAKARENMLKSSNGGKSARMFHLKEMKKATKNFSKDRVLGSGGFGEVYQGELQDGTVVAVKSARVGNIKSTEQVLNEVGILSQVNHKNLVRLMGCCVEGEQPLMIYEFISNGTLHDHLHGKFSTLLDWKTRLRIALQTGEALAYLHTAAYTPIYHRDVKSTNILLDDDFNAKVADFGLSRLADPGLSHVSTCAQGTLGYLDPEYYRNYQLTDKSDVYSYGVVLLELLTSQKAIDFSRDQDDVNLATYVGQRANTGASMEVVDQRLLGKEPTDDTLTSIKLFLELALSCLREKKGDRPGMKDVVQELQCIIQIVDQEQAITKDVNVDGT, from the coding sequence ATGAGCACTAAACCAAGCACAATACCCGGCTTCTTTTGTAGCAATATCCTCCTGGTTTTTCTTCTTAGTCTTCAATGTTCTTCTCAGAAGTCCTGTCCCAATTGTGGCTCCATTGAAATCCCATATCCTCTAAGCACAAACCCCAATTGTGGTGACCCGGATTACTCTCTCCGTTGTGATCCCCACTCTCAGAAACTCTATTTTGTTGCCCTTAACGGAAGTTCTTATGCTGTAGTCGGCATCATTGCTGCATCTCAACGCATGGTGGTGCAACCATCAGCGTGGCTGCCTGACAGATGTGTCACTCAAGACATGCTGGTGAGTGAGGGCATCTGGTTGAACCAATCTCTCCCTTTTAACATAACTTCATCCAACACCATCTTCCTCTTCAACTGCTCCCCCCGTCTTTTGGTATCTCCTCTCAATTGCACTACTTCTAGCCTTTGTCACCGTTTCTTGGAGAGTTCGGGGCAAGTTGACAAAAATCGAGCGCTTCAATGTGCAAGTGGTCTTGACCCTTGTTGCACGTTTATTGCGGGTGGGATGCCCTCAGCATACAAGATAAGGCTTCACAGTTCAGGTTGTAGAGCTTTCAGAAGCATCCTTCATCTGGATCCTGAGAAGCCTGCAAGCCAATGGGAAGAGGGGTTGGAAATTCAATGGGCTCCCCCACCGGAACCAGTTTGTAAATCACAGCTTGATTGCTCCGGGGCTTCCAAGTGTTCAGCTGCTGGTTTAAATGACCAACTCCGGTGCCTTTGCAATAAGGGATACCTCTGGGACCATGGTCTTGGAACTTGCTTGAGAACGAAGAAGAATGTTAAGGCTGGCCTCAGCTTAAAGGTCTCCATAGGGataatctcatttttctctctagCACTAGTCATGACCGCTGTCACGGTAAGAAGATCTTGCAGACGTCTCTCGAACCAGGCAAAAATGGCCAAGGCTAGAGAGAATATGTTGAAATCGAGCAATGGTGGGAAATCTGCCAGAATGTTTCACTTAAAAGAGATGAAGAAAGCAACAAAAAATTTCTCCAAAGACAGAGTTTTAGGTAGTGGTGGTTTCGGGGAAGTCTACCAAGGTGAGCTTCAAGATGGGACAGTTGTGGCCGTTAAGTCAGCTAGAGTGGGCAACATCAAAAGCACGGAACAAGTTCTGAATGAAGTTGGGATACTTTCTCAAGTCAATCACAAGAACCTTGTCAGACTCATGGGTTGTTGCGTGGAAGGGGAGCAGCCCTTAATGATCTACGAGTTCATATCAAATGGAACCCTCCATGACCATCTACATGGTAAGTTTTCCACTCTCCTTGACTGGAAAACGAGGCTAAGAATTGCTTTACAAACTGGTGAAGCATTGGCTTATTTACATACTGCGGCATACACTCCCATCTACCATCGCGATGTCAAGTCCACAAACATTCTATTAGATGACGACTTCAATGCAAAAGTTGCAGATTTCGGGCTCTCCAGATTGGCTGACCCAGGGCTGAGCCATGTATCAACCTGTGCTCAGGGAACATTGGGGTACCTGGACCCTGAGTACTATCGCAACTACCAGTTAACTGATAAAAGTGATGTTTACAGTTATGGGGTCGTGTTGCTTGAGCTTCTGACCTCCCAGAAGGCCATCGACTTCTCGCGTGATCAAGATGATGTGAACTTAGCCACTTACGTGGGCCAAAGGGCCAACACTGGAGCAAGCATGGAAGTTGTGGATCAGCGGCTTCTTGGCAAGGAGCCCACGGACGATACACTGACAAGCATAAAGCTCTTCTTAGAACTTGCACTTTCCTGTCTCAGAGAGAAGAAGGGAGATAGGCCTGGAATGAAGGATGTTGTTCAAGAACTACAGTGCATAATCCAAATTGTTGATCAGGAACAGGCAATTACTAAGGATGTTAATGTCGACGGTACATGA